A genomic stretch from Spongiibacter nanhainus includes:
- the yajC gene encoding preprotein translocase subunit YajC, with protein sequence MSFFISQAHAQGGAPAGAPPGGELFQIGFLVLMFGLFYFIAIRPQRKRQKEHAAMVAALSKGDEVVTHSGILGKIVKLEDDYLVLNVSENVDLKFQRNAVQAVLPKGTLKAI encoded by the coding sequence ATGAGCTTTTTCATTTCCCAGGCCCATGCTCAAGGCGGCGCGCCTGCCGGAGCCCCTCCCGGCGGCGAACTGTTTCAAATCGGTTTTTTGGTGCTGATGTTCGGGCTATTTTACTTTATTGCCATTCGCCCACAGCGCAAGCGCCAAAAGGAGCATGCCGCTATGGTGGCAGCACTGAGTAAGGGTGACGAAGTCGTGACCCACAGCGGTATTCTCGGCAAGATCGTCAAACTGGAAGACGACTATTTGGTACTGAATGTGTCCGAGAATGTCGACCTGAAATTCCAGCGCAACGCGGTGCAAGCGGTGCTGCCCAAAGGCACGCTGAAGGCGATCTAA
- a CDS encoding YkvA family protein, giving the protein MKLFSQKRAQRILDEGAEKTDQQALEEALNKRERILDKVVHSASLAPYLEQVKTLFALIQDYVKGSYREIPWWSIGSVATALLYIFMPLDAIPDFIPVAGFLDDAVVLKLCLDLIGKDLDKYRQYKTTTLKPEEDATPPDA; this is encoded by the coding sequence ATGAAATTATTCTCTCAAAAGCGCGCCCAGCGCATTTTGGATGAAGGGGCGGAAAAAACCGACCAGCAAGCCCTGGAAGAGGCGCTCAACAAACGGGAGCGCATACTCGATAAAGTCGTTCACAGCGCGTCATTGGCACCCTATCTGGAGCAGGTCAAAACCCTGTTCGCGCTGATACAGGACTATGTTAAAGGCAGCTACCGAGAAATCCCCTGGTGGTCAATCGGCTCGGTGGCCACTGCCCTCCTTTACATTTTTATGCCGCTGGATGCGATTCCCGACTTTATTCCGGTAGCCGGTTTCCTGGATGACGCGGTGGTACTGAAGTTGTGCCTGGACCTGATTGGCAAGGATCTGGATAAATACCGGCAATACAAAACGACGACGCTGAAACCAGAAGAAGATGCAACGCCGCCAGACGCCTAG
- the cysB gene encoding HTH-type transcriptional regulator CysB, protein MKLQQLRYIWEVAHHDMNVSATAQSLYTSQPGISKQIRMLEDELGVEIFARNGKHLTRVTPAGEAILKTAGEILHKTESIRHIAQEFKNPTKGSLSIATTHTQARYALPPVIKAFIERYPDVSLHMHQGTPMQISEMAANFSVDFAIATEALELYSDLIMMPCYGWNRTILVPKNHPLAQVDRLSIEDVAAHPIVTYVFGFTGRSKLDDAFSKKGLEPKVVFTATDADVIKTYVRLGLGIGIVAHMAHDPVADHDLLALDASHLFEPSVTKVGFRRGTYMRKFMYDFIELFAPHLTQELVDRAYQCHGKAELDELFAGIDLPIY, encoded by the coding sequence ATGAAGTTGCAGCAGTTGCGGTATATCTGGGAAGTGGCCCACCACGACATGAATGTCTCGGCCACGGCCCAGAGTCTGTACACATCCCAGCCTGGTATCAGCAAACAGATTCGCATGCTGGAGGATGAACTGGGGGTAGAGATTTTCGCCCGCAACGGCAAGCACCTGACCCGCGTGACTCCCGCTGGCGAGGCGATCCTTAAAACCGCCGGCGAGATACTTCATAAAACCGAGAGTATTCGCCACATTGCCCAGGAGTTTAAAAACCCCACCAAAGGCAGCCTGTCCATCGCCACCACCCACACTCAGGCCCGCTATGCACTGCCTCCGGTCATCAAGGCCTTTATCGAGCGCTACCCCGATGTCTCCCTGCATATGCATCAGGGTACGCCCATGCAGATTTCAGAGATGGCGGCCAATTTCAGCGTCGATTTCGCTATTGCCACCGAGGCTCTGGAGCTCTACAGCGACCTCATTATGATGCCCTGTTACGGCTGGAACAGGACCATACTGGTGCCCAAAAACCACCCCTTGGCACAGGTGGATCGCCTCAGTATCGAAGACGTTGCCGCTCATCCCATAGTGACTTATGTATTCGGCTTTACCGGCCGCTCCAAACTTGATGATGCCTTTAGTAAAAAGGGCCTGGAACCCAAAGTGGTGTTTACTGCCACCGATGCCGATGTCATCAAGACCTATGTCCGGCTCGGGCTGGGTATTGGTATTGTCGCCCATATGGCCCACGACCCGGTGGCGGATCACGACCTGCTGGCACTGGATGCCAGCCACTTGTTTGAACCCAGTGTCACCAAAGTGGGCTTCCGCCGGGGCACCTATATGCGCAAGTTTATGTACGATTTTATCGAGCTGTTTGCCCCCCACCTGACCCAGGAATTGGTTGACCGGGCCTATCAGTGCCACGGCAAGGCCGAGCTGGATGAGCTGTTTGCCGGCATCGATCTGCCGATCTACTGA
- a CDS encoding nuclear transport factor 2 family protein — MHTDASTILLEVEAIKKLKYVYLRAVDCHDWELLESTLTEDCVARYDGGKYSFDGRRALVDGLRQHMDSAQVLTMHNCHHPEIELLDNDAATGTWYLQDLVFNREQNWMLFGTAIYQDHYRLEHGDWKICRTEYSRIMETINAPIPETLNFTHNMFANQ, encoded by the coding sequence ATGCACACAGACGCCAGTACTATTCTGCTCGAAGTGGAGGCCATCAAAAAGCTTAAATATGTCTACCTGCGGGCGGTGGATTGCCACGACTGGGAGCTGCTGGAAAGCACTCTGACCGAAGACTGCGTCGCTCGCTATGACGGTGGCAAATACAGCTTTGACGGCCGCCGCGCCCTGGTGGACGGCCTGCGCCAGCATATGGATAGCGCCCAGGTGCTCACTATGCACAACTGCCATCACCCGGAAATCGAGCTGCTGGACAACGACGCTGCCACGGGCACCTGGTATCTCCAGGATCTGGTGTTTAATCGGGAACAGAACTGGATGTTGTTCGGTACCGCGATCTATCAGGATCACTATCGCCTGGAACACGGCGATTGGAAAATCTGCCGCACCGAGTACAGCCGCATTATGGAGACCATCAATGCGCCGATACCGGAGACACTGAACTTTACCCACAATATGTTTGCCAATCAGTAA
- a CDS encoding trypsin-like serine peptidase, with product MAAVCLLAVLIVMMPAATAQPSCPAAAYPVLSSPSLHISDETASQLLASRHLAPRCRELAADLAQLYFWGAGGEQPELKRAWYFASLSKRDGRLHSRLRVLAAAFSLAGLNRNMSADEALRRFNRELQSEDLLRRDKAYAVLNQLQVFLPRVSLEGQSLFYDHRRTQAAPPASQGLSVNPSASMVLLADKNGLPDLRWLGTGGLPPTTRIYNAGDEREMFYPKGVASDTLRWQRWDRRSPSGVLYSGFGFANGDYKESRCTATAIAPRWLLTAAHCLFASDRDIQSKGQSKLEVLRFAGHGADRPALVEVESAWIHRRHRRQDLAANRLAAYSGSDIAVLRVAQGLATTPIRSLDSLAGRADIQVRSSGFPRDKSNAGVWVNHCRAGLVRPGEGELMDLYAMNCPFSVGQSGSLMTAREEGAGTGPAQGSAIGVLSANLSTDTHKSAIFAAFNHDIISDIKRLLSPDDAPRYLVEFPIAGPTVATTSELAN from the coding sequence TTGGCTGCAGTTTGCTTGCTTGCCGTGCTGATCGTGATGATGCCGGCGGCGACCGCCCAGCCTTCGTGCCCGGCGGCGGCCTATCCTGTATTGTCATCCCCCAGCCTGCATATCAGCGACGAAACCGCCTCACAACTGTTGGCCAGCCGGCACCTGGCGCCTCGTTGCAGGGAGCTTGCCGCTGATCTGGCTCAGTTGTATTTTTGGGGTGCCGGTGGCGAACAACCAGAACTCAAGCGGGCCTGGTATTTTGCCAGCTTGTCGAAGCGGGACGGCCGGCTCCACAGCCGTCTGCGAGTTTTGGCAGCGGCATTTTCTCTGGCGGGTCTGAATCGCAATATGTCTGCCGACGAGGCTCTGCGGCGCTTCAACCGGGAACTGCAATCTGAAGACCTGCTGCGACGCGACAAGGCCTACGCGGTACTAAATCAATTGCAGGTGTTTTTGCCCCGGGTCAGTCTGGAGGGGCAGTCATTGTTTTACGATCACCGCCGCACCCAAGCCGCGCCACCCGCTAGCCAAGGACTGAGTGTGAATCCATCGGCCAGTATGGTGCTCCTCGCCGATAAAAACGGCCTGCCTGATTTGCGCTGGCTTGGGACTGGGGGATTGCCGCCCACTACAAGAATCTACAACGCTGGTGACGAGCGGGAGATGTTTTATCCCAAGGGGGTAGCGAGTGACACCCTGCGCTGGCAGCGTTGGGATCGGCGGTCCCCCTCAGGTGTGCTGTACAGTGGTTTTGGTTTCGCCAATGGCGACTACAAAGAGAGCCGTTGTACAGCAACCGCGATTGCTCCCCGCTGGCTGCTTACCGCCGCCCATTGTTTGTTTGCCAGCGACAGAGACATTCAAAGCAAGGGCCAGTCCAAATTGGAAGTGCTGCGCTTTGCTGGCCACGGCGCCGACAGGCCGGCATTGGTCGAGGTAGAGTCCGCCTGGATTCATCGCCGCCACCGGCGACAGGATTTGGCGGCAAATCGGCTTGCCGCCTACAGTGGCTCCGATATCGCCGTTTTACGGGTCGCTCAAGGGTTGGCCACCACGCCTATTCGCAGCTTGGACTCCCTGGCCGGTCGCGCCGATATACAGGTTCGCAGCAGTGGCTTCCCGCGAGATAAATCAAACGCTGGAGTGTGGGTCAATCATTGCCGGGCCGGTTTGGTTCGCCCGGGTGAGGGGGAGTTGATGGATTTGTACGCCATGAACTGTCCCTTTTCGGTCGGGCAGAGTGGGTCGCTGATGACGGCCAGGGAGGAGGGGGCGGGGACCGGGCCCGCCCAGGGCAGTGCGATCGGTGTGCTGTCCGCCAACCTGTCTACTGACACCCACAAATCGGCAATCTTTGCCGCTTTCAATCACGACATCATCAGTGACATCAAGCGGCTGTTGTCTCCCGATGACGCTCCCCGCTACCTGGTGGAATTCCCCATTGCCGGCCCCACTGTTGCCACTACATCGGAGCTTGCCAACTAA
- a CDS encoding alanine/glycine:cation symporter family protein yields the protein MEQISALVTAINGVVWGPLMLVLILGTGIWLMVGLRLMPPRNVILGFRLLLRGRTDTQGEGEISAFQALMTSLSATIGTGNIAGVATAIALGGPGALFWMWCTAIVGMATKYAEAVCAVHYREHDSEGNFSGGPMYYIKNGLSKKWHWLGGCFAFFGAFAGFGIGNTVQSNSVADAMHNTFGIPDWLTGLVLMVGVGLVVLGGVKRIARVAGVLVPVMAILYLSLGVLVLALNVTEIPALFVLVVDAAFNGTAAVGGFAGAGVAAAIRFGVARGVFSNEAGLGSAPIAHAAARTNNSVKQGIIAMLGTFIDTILVCTVTGFVILLSGEWQTGESGAALSSNAFEALIGGGHVIVALGLAVFAFTTMLGWSYYSERCVVYFFGNHAVKLFRLAWVAAIPLGALANLGFIWLLADTLNALMAIPNLIALLLLSPVVFKLTRERVPLIKQSLQDKATG from the coding sequence ATGGAACAGATCAGCGCATTGGTAACCGCCATAAATGGCGTGGTATGGGGGCCGCTGATGCTGGTGTTGATTCTCGGCACCGGCATTTGGTTGATGGTGGGGCTGAGATTGATGCCGCCCCGCAATGTCATCCTGGGTTTTCGCCTATTGCTGCGGGGGCGCACCGACACCCAGGGCGAGGGCGAGATCAGCGCTTTTCAAGCGCTGATGACCTCGCTGTCCGCCACCATCGGCACCGGTAATATCGCCGGCGTGGCCACCGCCATTGCCCTGGGTGGACCCGGCGCGCTGTTTTGGATGTGGTGCACCGCGATTGTGGGTATGGCCACCAAATACGCCGAGGCAGTGTGTGCGGTGCATTACCGGGAGCACGACAGTGAGGGCAACTTCAGTGGCGGCCCAATGTATTACATTAAAAATGGCCTCAGCAAAAAGTGGCATTGGCTGGGTGGCTGCTTCGCCTTCTTCGGTGCTTTCGCGGGTTTCGGCATCGGTAATACCGTGCAGTCCAACTCGGTTGCCGACGCCATGCACAACACCTTTGGTATACCCGATTGGCTGACGGGGCTGGTGCTGATGGTTGGGGTTGGTCTGGTAGTATTGGGCGGTGTAAAACGCATCGCCCGGGTCGCCGGTGTATTGGTGCCGGTGATGGCGATTCTCTACCTCAGTCTCGGCGTACTGGTGCTGGCACTGAACGTGACCGAGATTCCTGCACTGTTCGTGCTGGTGGTGGACGCGGCCTTCAATGGCACTGCCGCAGTGGGCGGCTTTGCCGGTGCTGGCGTAGCGGCAGCCATTCGCTTTGGTGTTGCCCGGGGGGTGTTTTCCAACGAAGCGGGGCTCGGCAGTGCGCCCATTGCCCACGCCGCCGCCCGCACCAATAATTCGGTCAAGCAGGGCATTATCGCCATGCTGGGCACCTTTATCGACACCATATTGGTGTGTACTGTCACCGGTTTTGTGATTTTGCTGTCGGGTGAGTGGCAAACCGGAGAGAGTGGGGCGGCGCTGTCCTCCAATGCCTTTGAAGCACTGATTGGCGGCGGTCACGTTATCGTGGCACTGGGTTTAGCGGTGTTTGCCTTTACCACTATGCTGGGCTGGTCTTACTACAGTGAGCGCTGTGTGGTGTATTTCTTTGGCAACCATGCGGTGAAGCTGTTTCGCTTGGCCTGGGTGGCGGCCATTCCCCTGGGGGCGCTGGCCAATCTCGGCTTTATCTGGTTGCTGGCGGATACTCTGAACGCCCTTATGGCGATCCCCAACCTGATCGCATTACTGCTGCTCAGCCCGGTAGTCTTTAAGCTAACCCGGGAGCGTGTGCCACTGATTAAACAAAGCCTGCAGGACAAGGCGACGGGCTGA
- the thrH gene encoding bifunctional phosphoserine phosphatase/homoserine phosphotransferase ThrH: MEIACLDLEGVLIPEIWIDFAERTGIEELKATTRDIPDYDVLMQQRLRLLHDNGLGLPDIQDVIADMSPMEGAREFLDWLRERFQVVILSDTFYEFAAPLMKQLGWPTLLCHRLETDSQGKVVDYKIRQVNPKRQAVLALKTLYYRIIAAGDSYNDTTMLAEADAGILFKAPSNVIEEFPQFPAVHDYQALKQEFIKASDRNLTL; encoded by the coding sequence GTGGAAATCGCCTGTCTCGACCTGGAAGGGGTGCTGATTCCGGAAATCTGGATTGATTTTGCCGAGCGCACCGGCATTGAAGAGCTGAAGGCGACCACCCGGGATATTCCCGACTATGACGTGTTGATGCAACAACGCCTGCGCCTGCTCCACGACAATGGCCTGGGTCTACCCGATATTCAGGACGTTATCGCTGACATGAGCCCCATGGAGGGCGCCCGGGAATTCCTCGACTGGCTGCGGGAGCGCTTCCAGGTGGTGATTCTCTCCGATACCTTTTATGAGTTTGCGGCGCCGCTGATGAAACAGCTGGGCTGGCCAACCCTGTTGTGCCACCGACTGGAAACCGACAGCCAGGGTAAGGTGGTTGATTACAAAATTCGCCAGGTCAACCCCAAGCGCCAAGCGGTATTGGCTTTGAAAACCCTCTACTACCGGATTATCGCTGCGGGTGACTCCTACAACGACACCACCATGCTGGCCGAGGCCGATGCCGGCATTCTGTTCAAAGCCCCCAGCAATGTGATTGAGGAGTTCCCTCAGTTCCCCGCCGTTCACGACTACCAGGCCCTGAAACAGGAGTTTATCAAGGCCTCGGATCGCAACCTGACTCTGTAA
- a CDS encoding D-cysteine desulfhydrase family protein: MIDPRNCRPPRLMLAQLPTPLVPLDRLSASLGGPRIWIKRDDLTGCALSGNKIRKLEYSLAQALEEGCDTVITCGGLQSNHCRATALLCAQLGLSCHLLLRGKPSGEADGNLLLDQLAGASISYFEPREFQQNLPQLLADCQDDYQRRGHRAFVIPTGASDAIGVWGYFSAAGELADDCQRVGIQPQHIVCATGSGGTQAGLTAGAASFLPSTQVWGVNVCDDEAWFLNKVGRDLHDWRERYQLDVDVPSLSVRVIDGYVGPGYAIAEAPIFDCIAELARREGLVLDPVYTGKAFFGMLEELKAGRFGDSGDIVFVHTGGIFGVFPQRSGFAK; encoded by the coding sequence ATGATCGATCCACGGAATTGTCGACCACCGCGCCTGATGTTGGCGCAACTTCCTACCCCACTGGTGCCTCTCGACCGGCTCAGCGCCTCGCTGGGCGGTCCAAGAATCTGGATCAAACGGGATGACCTCACCGGCTGCGCTCTGAGCGGCAACAAGATTCGCAAACTCGAGTACAGTTTGGCCCAGGCCCTGGAAGAGGGCTGCGATACGGTCATAACCTGCGGCGGCCTGCAATCCAATCATTGCCGCGCCACCGCCTTGCTGTGCGCCCAACTGGGCTTGAGCTGTCACTTGCTGTTGCGGGGTAAACCGTCTGGGGAAGCCGACGGTAACCTGCTACTGGACCAGTTGGCCGGCGCGTCGATTTCTTACTTTGAGCCCCGTGAGTTTCAGCAAAATCTGCCGCAGCTGTTGGCCGACTGCCAGGACGACTACCAGCGGCGCGGCCACCGGGCGTTTGTGATTCCCACCGGCGCCTCTGATGCCATAGGCGTATGGGGTTACTTCTCCGCCGCTGGGGAGTTAGCCGATGACTGCCAGCGGGTGGGCATTCAACCCCAACATATTGTTTGCGCCACCGGTTCCGGCGGCACCCAGGCAGGTTTGACCGCCGGCGCTGCCAGTTTTTTGCCCTCCACTCAGGTTTGGGGAGTCAACGTTTGTGACGACGAGGCCTGGTTTTTAAACAAAGTGGGTCGGGATTTGCATGACTGGCGGGAGCGCTACCAGTTGGATGTAGATGTGCCGTCACTGTCTGTGAGGGTCATAGATGGCTACGTGGGACCCGGTTACGCCATTGCCGAGGCGCCAATTTTTGACTGTATTGCTGAGCTGGCCCGCCGCGAGGGGCTGGTGTTGGACCCGGTATACACCGGCAAGGCCTTCTTCGGCATGTTGGAGGAGCTCAAGGCCGGGCGCTTTGGTGATAGTGGCGACATCGTCTTTGTCCACACCGGCGGCATATTTGGGGTTTTCCCTCAACGGAGCGGATTTGCAAAGTAA
- the alr gene encoding alanine racemase: MNNTPTHASSPTCATTERDENTTTWVEFSSQSLQHNVRVVRRLGKDCRILAMVKANGYGHGANWATRVLAPFVDGFGVARLAEAQCLRAQLPEARIVLMGSRLGEAQYRWCADNGVETVVHDEHVATQLAAMSLPRPLSVWLKLNVGMNRLGMSPEAFCRSHPRLAAAPGIGHIVHMSHFSDADDPDPSETRKQVARMRQCSGQFGEVPLSMANSAGIIAHPDSHGSWLRPGIMLYGDDPTNTLSGDLALKPVMTFKSRIVAIRDIAAGEGIGYSRRYRATQPRRIATVGAGYGDGYPRHAPDGTPLLIKGQRAPLAGRVSMDLLTVDISDLVDVSVGDEVTLWGEGLPAAEVGQHCGTISYELFTRVTERVARYHR, encoded by the coding sequence TTGAACAACACCCCTACTCACGCCTCGTCGCCAACTTGTGCCACGACCGAGCGCGACGAAAACACCACGACTTGGGTGGAGTTTTCCAGCCAATCATTGCAACACAATGTCAGAGTGGTGCGCCGTCTGGGAAAAGACTGTCGCATATTAGCTATGGTCAAGGCCAATGGCTACGGTCATGGTGCCAATTGGGCTACCCGCGTATTGGCACCGTTTGTAGATGGCTTTGGTGTGGCGCGGCTGGCTGAGGCCCAATGTCTGCGGGCACAACTGCCCGAGGCCCGAATTGTGCTGATGGGCTCGCGGCTGGGTGAAGCTCAGTACCGGTGGTGTGCTGACAATGGCGTGGAGACCGTCGTTCACGATGAACATGTGGCGACACAGCTCGCTGCCATGTCACTACCACGGCCCTTGTCGGTTTGGCTTAAACTCAATGTGGGTATGAATCGGCTGGGCATGAGCCCTGAAGCCTTCTGCCGCTCGCATCCGCGGCTGGCGGCCGCACCGGGCATAGGCCATATTGTGCATATGAGCCATTTTAGCGACGCCGATGACCCCGACCCCAGCGAGACACGCAAGCAGGTCGCTCGCATGCGGCAGTGCAGCGGGCAATTCGGAGAGGTGCCGCTGTCCATGGCCAATTCCGCCGGTATTATTGCCCACCCCGACAGCCACGGCAGTTGGTTGCGCCCGGGCATCATGCTTTACGGGGACGACCCAACCAATACACTATCCGGCGACTTGGCGCTGAAACCAGTCATGACGTTTAAAAGCCGCATTGTCGCGATACGGGATATTGCGGCCGGCGAAGGCATTGGTTACAGCCGCCGCTACCGAGCCACCCAGCCCCGCCGCATTGCCACGGTCGGTGCCGGGTATGGCGACGGTTATCCCCGCCACGCACCGGATGGGACTCCCCTGCTGATTAAGGGGCAGCGGGCACCGTTGGCGGGCCGGGTATCGATGGATTTGTTAACCGTCGATATCAGCGATCTTGTGGATGTCAGCGTGGGTGATGAGGTAACCCTGTGGGGCGAAGGACTGCCCGCTGCCGAAGTCGGGCAGCACTGCGGCACCATCAGTTATGAGCTTTTCACCCGGGTCACCGAGCGAGTGGCCCGCTATCACCGCTGA
- a CDS encoding 5'-nucleotidase, which yields MPTGFEDKLVVAISSRALFNLDESHRVFESHGLDAYQQYQIEHEDEILEPGEAFGIVERLLQLNELLDRARVEVILLSRNSADTGLRVFNSIEHYGLSISRAAFSGGESPYRYVSAFGCHLFLSTHAEDVRRALDNGVAAATLMPRTNKSNHSQRRELRFAFDGDAVLFSDEAERVFKQQGLQAFAASEAAAADRPLSGGPFKPFLAALNVLQSEFSSDDPPIRTALVTARSAPAHKRVIRTLREWNIRIDESLFLGGLDKAEFLRAYGADVFFDDQQGHVESASQHVSAAHVPHGIANANSDDVTASSTDEAAAQQTQNNK from the coding sequence ATGCCTACAGGCTTCGAGGACAAACTGGTCGTTGCTATATCGTCCCGCGCGCTGTTTAACCTCGACGAGAGCCATCGGGTTTTTGAAAGCCATGGCCTGGACGCCTATCAGCAGTATCAGATTGAACACGAGGACGAGATTCTTGAACCCGGCGAGGCCTTTGGCATTGTCGAGCGCCTGTTACAACTCAATGAATTACTGGATCGGGCGCGGGTTGAGGTCATCCTGCTGTCGCGCAATTCTGCCGACACCGGTTTGAGAGTGTTTAACTCCATCGAGCACTACGGGCTGAGTATTAGTCGCGCGGCCTTTAGCGGAGGGGAGAGTCCCTACCGCTATGTATCGGCCTTTGGCTGCCATCTGTTTCTTTCGACTCACGCTGAGGATGTGCGCCGGGCACTGGACAACGGCGTCGCCGCGGCAACCCTGATGCCCCGGACCAATAAATCCAACCATTCCCAACGGCGTGAGCTGCGCTTTGCCTTCGACGGCGATGCGGTGCTGTTTTCTGACGAAGCCGAGCGGGTGTTCAAGCAGCAGGGCTTGCAGGCTTTTGCCGCCAGCGAAGCGGCTGCCGCCGACCGGCCCCTCAGTGGCGGTCCCTTTAAGCCTTTTTTGGCGGCCCTGAATGTTTTGCAATCCGAGTTCTCCTCGGACGATCCGCCGATCCGTACCGCTTTGGTCACTGCCCGCTCGGCACCCGCCCACAAACGGGTGATACGCACTCTGAGGGAGTGGAATATCCGTATCGATGAATCGCTGTTTCTCGGCGGCCTGGACAAGGCCGAGTTTCTGCGGGCCTACGGTGCCGATGTATTCTTTGACGACCAGCAAGGGCATGTGGAGTCTGCCAGCCAGCATGTCTCGGCCGCCCATGTTCCCCACGGAATCGCCAATGCCAACAGCGACGACGTGACTGCCTCGTCGACGGACGAGGCTGCGGCCCAGCAAACTCAAAACAACAAATAA
- a CDS encoding class I adenylate-forming enzyme family protein: protein MDHSDIVSRLRDATVQLTAAGAPFEIVTGADGLKRYRQAPASMRELIDQGRQFGDAEFLVYAGQRRSFGEFFQRVDALAHQLVHTLNVTAGDRVAIAMRNYPEWMEVYAAVVSLGAVVVPLNSWGKARELHFGLEDSGAVVVFCDGERYRYIADALPTLGCRAVLARIDDKAAPGTNTIEYEALLAPALGQPMPPSFNDGGDHLVQIMYTSGTTGTPKGAMSSHDNITQAIVNFEFHAICSAMANPGAVEVMMSSGHPPSTLLAVPLFHVSGCYAAFLLNLRGGRKLVMMHKWDPQKAIELIADEKITIFSAAPTMVESLLKHPSFHNADTSSLFSLGGGGAACPPAFKQAIEQHLPRSYVGTGYGMTESNATCANCTGEAYLYKPNSAGTLSPIVDFQTRSEDGRILSDGESGEIWLRSATNIQGYWQRTRANDELFVDGWMDTGDIGYIDDEGFVFVEGRSKDLIIRGGENIYPAEIEACLSEMTEVQEAAVIALNDPHYGQVPGLVVKLRDGESLAEGDISHFLGDRLAAFKLPKYIWLREAPLPRNPAGKVLKTELQATYKTA from the coding sequence ATGGACCACAGTGATATCGTCTCCCGCCTGCGGGACGCCACCGTTCAGCTCACTGCAGCTGGTGCGCCCTTTGAAATTGTCACTGGCGCCGATGGGCTGAAGCGCTACCGCCAGGCTCCGGCCTCGATGCGGGAGCTTATCGACCAGGGCCGGCAGTTCGGCGACGCCGAGTTTCTTGTCTACGCCGGGCAACGCCGGTCCTTTGGAGAGTTTTTTCAGCGGGTCGATGCCCTCGCCCATCAATTAGTCCATACCCTAAATGTCACAGCTGGGGATCGGGTGGCCATCGCCATGCGCAACTACCCCGAGTGGATGGAAGTCTACGCGGCCGTGGTCTCACTGGGCGCCGTGGTGGTACCGCTGAACTCCTGGGGCAAGGCCAGGGAGCTACACTTTGGACTGGAAGACAGCGGCGCCGTGGTGGTGTTCTGCGATGGGGAGCGCTATCGCTATATCGCCGACGCCCTGCCCACTTTGGGCTGCCGAGCGGTGTTGGCCCGAATTGATGACAAGGCCGCGCCCGGCACTAACACCATAGAGTACGAGGCGCTGTTGGCACCGGCCCTGGGGCAGCCGATGCCGCCGTCCTTCAATGATGGCGGCGACCATCTTGTCCAAATTATGTACACCTCCGGCACCACCGGCACCCCCAAGGGGGCGATGTCCAGCCACGACAATATTACTCAGGCGATTGTGAATTTCGAGTTCCACGCCATCTGTTCTGCCATGGCCAATCCCGGCGCCGTCGAGGTCATGATGAGCTCCGGGCACCCTCCCAGCACGCTGCTGGCGGTGCCATTGTTCCATGTCTCGGGCTGCTACGCGGCGTTTCTGCTCAATCTCCGGGGCGGCCGCAAGCTGGTCATGATGCACAAGTGGGATCCGCAAAAAGCCATTGAGCTGATCGCCGATGAAAAGATCACAATATTTAGTGCCGCTCCCACCATGGTGGAATCTCTGCTGAAACACCCCAGTTTCCACAATGCAGATACCAGCAGTCTATTCTCGCTGGGCGGCGGTGGCGCCGCCTGCCCACCGGCATTCAAACAGGCCATAGAACAGCACCTGCCTCGCTCCTATGTAGGAACCGGTTACGGAATGACCGAAAGCAATGCCACATGCGCAAACTGCACTGGCGAGGCCTACCTTTACAAGCCCAATAGCGCCGGCACACTGTCGCCGATAGTGGATTTCCAAACTCGCAGTGAGGATGGTCGCATCCTGTCCGATGGCGAGAGCGGTGAAATCTGGCTGCGCAGCGCCACCAATATACAAGGTTACTGGCAGCGCACCCGAGCTAACGACGAACTGTTTGTCGACGGCTGGATGGATACTGGCGACATTGGCTATATCGACGATGAGGGTTTTGTCTTTGTGGAGGGTCGCAGTAAGGACCTGATAATCCGCGGTGGTGAGAATATTTACCCGGCCGAGATCGAAGCCTGTCTCAGTGAAATGACCGAGGTACAAGAGGCAGCCGTCATTGCCCTGAATGACCCGCACTACGGACAGGTCCCGGGCCTGGTAGTGAAACTACGCGACGGCGAGTCTCTGGCTGAAGGCGATATCAGTCACTTTCTCGGTGACCGATTAGCGGCCTTCAAACTGCCCAAGTACATCTGGTTGCGGGAGGCTCCCCTGCCCCGCAACCCCGCAGGCAAAGTTCTTAAAACTGAGTTACAGGCTACCTACAAAACCGCTTGA